In the Ranitomeya imitator isolate aRanImi1 chromosome 2, aRanImi1.pri, whole genome shotgun sequence genome, aaaaatgaagaaaagttcATAGCACCCAAACATAAGTATTAGATTATAAAAGAGAAAACAAGCATTCAGTGGTTCTTACATATGGTCTTGAAGTTGATGTGGTGCGGGTTGGAGATTCTTAAAGTATGAGAGATCTCCTGAACAAGAGTTAGGTCGGCTtatatactattttgacccatagacttacattggtttctatttttcctgtctcataacAACATAAGATGTTCTGCCGCTATGTTCATGGCCTCTACCATATTAGAAGAACACTAGTAACTTGCGGAATATGAATATTAGTTTtttgtacattacctcattttgaaatgcttaagcaTATAGCCTGTGATCTTTAAGAACCATTTACTATCTCCAAATAGCCAcatattgacagttctgacaaAAGACCTATAGTTCTGACAGAGAACAGATGTATTGGCCAATATCCTCAGAATAACTAATTCCCTCAATATACAGAGTATCTATTTGCTAGTTAGAACCTGCATATGTTACGTAatctacattttattattattgaaatactaatattttacagtggcttaccctccttctggggtgtgtcaatgactgccttctagacatttGTCCAGTCAGCagatgtggagcctactgaaacagactaagggaccttttttaaatgtttaggaagccactgcaggtgtttttattctaatttactgacataatgacttttgggttttcattggctgtaggatatagtcatcaacagaaataaacgcttgagaTAGATCACTCCGTAATGACTAATATAAGAGTTtaattttttgcattgaagaactgaaataaataaactttttgataatattctaatttatttagaagcacttgtatgtgactatataaaaacaattaagaacttaaaaaagcttctcccctgtgtgaattctttggtggctagaaagagatggtttcttcacgaaacatttcccacattctgagcaggaaaaaggcttctcccctgtgtgggttttctggtggctaacaagattcgatttctggctaaaacatttcccacattctgaacaggaaaaaggcttctcccctgtgtgggttttatgGTGGCTATCAAGACTCGCTTtcctggtaaaacatttcccacattctgaacaggaaaaaggcttctcccctgtgtgagatctatgatgtctgACAAGAAATGATTTAgctagaaaacatttcccacattctgaacaggaaaaatgcttctcccctctgtgggttttctggtggctaacaagattcgctttgtgtttaaaacatttcccacattctgaacaggaaaaaggcttctcccctgtatgagatcTATTATGTATGACAAGAAATGATTTAgctagaaaacatttcccacattctgaacaggaaaaaggcttctcccgtgtgtgggttttctggtggctaacaaaattcgatttgtggttaaaacatttcccacattctgaacaggaaaaaggcttctcccctgtgtgggttttctggtggctaacaagattcgctttgtggttaaaacatttcccacattctgaacaggaaaaaggcttctctcctgtgtgggttctttggtgggtaacaagCTGCACTTTtcgaataaaacatttcccacattctgaacaggaaaatggcttcttcaCTGTGTGAATGCTCTGGTGActgacaaaatctgatttctggttaaaatatctcccacacttggaacaagaaaatctattgtCTGCTTTGTGAAGTTTTTGTTGTTTGAGAAATGACTTTTCTAGGgaaaaactatttccatattctgaaaatgaaaatgtcttcattgctttaggagcagttcgatttttaatgcttattttgtgactttgattttcattAGTACTAggcaatgaatcagaagacaggacctgttccaaatgatcagatgacagatctttgctgtgaagggatgatggtatatttggagtaatggcattcacttcaattgtatcctgcgggatctcaagattatctgatttaaacattgaagatgtcagctgtccctctgatctcctggtacggtcatctgccaagaataaaaccaattattattttagaataaaatatccttaaattctatatttttgaacatttctatttAAACGGTCTGTAAAAATGGTAAGTTATGCAAAATTATTaaattattcaccaagacaatgacagtttacAGTTTACAgactgtgctcaaaaccacattaagcatccatgcttttggcattactatagtgagaagaaaCCACTTATTTTACGGCATGTGTATCTCCTGGAGCACAatttgggcactatgtgttgggtaataacttgggaaatttgcaattttcactctccaacatccactgcgcgtGCTAATATCTGGAAACTGCAGtgcagtcaaaatagtcactattcctatagattaatttattgagggttata is a window encoding:
- the LOC138666449 gene encoding oocyte zinc finger protein XlCOF6.1-like, producing MKTFSFSEYGNSFSLEKSFLKQQKLHKADNRFSCSKCGRYFNQKSDFVSHQSIHTVKKPFSCSECGKCFIRKVQLVTHQRTHTGEKPFSCSECGKSKSFLVIHNRSHTGEKPFSCSECGKCFKHKANLVSHQKTHRGEKHFSCSECGKCFLAKSFLVRHHRSHTGEKPFSCSECGKCFTRKASLDSHHKTHTGEKPFSCSECGKCFSQKSNLDTKEVCLQHYRML